One stretch of Flavobacterium sp. 9 DNA includes these proteins:
- a CDS encoding Crp/Fnr family transcriptional regulator, translated as MKNTFSTTEIHTTRMGAKELLKEHITKTALLSDEEFDYFFSHFSPLSFKKGQTIVSAGDHVDCEYFVILGCLKAFFINDEIKMYILQFAMPTWWTSDYNALYNQTIATINIDCITDAEVLCISNSDREKLCKEFHQVEHFFRWRTNKGYIASQKRLLSFMNNNVKTRYEELLALYPQLYNLVPKHLIAAYLGVSRETLSRLQAHK; from the coding sequence TTGAAAAATACTTTCTCAACAACAGAAATTCATACAACAAGAATGGGAGCCAAAGAACTACTAAAAGAACATATTACCAAAACCGCTTTATTGTCGGACGAGGAATTCGATTATTTTTTTTCTCATTTTTCACCGCTTTCCTTCAAGAAAGGACAAACGATTGTAAGCGCCGGAGATCATGTTGATTGCGAATATTTTGTGATTTTGGGTTGTCTAAAAGCTTTTTTTATAAACGACGAAATCAAGATGTATATTCTTCAGTTTGCCATGCCTACATGGTGGACTTCGGATTATAATGCATTATACAATCAAACAATTGCAACCATAAATATTGATTGCATTACAGATGCCGAAGTACTTTGTATTTCTAATAGTGACCGCGAAAAACTGTGTAAGGAATTCCATCAGGTAGAACATTTTTTTCGCTGGAGAACCAATAAAGGATATATCGCCTCACAGAAAAGGCTTTTATCTTTTATGAATAACAATGTCAAAACCCGCTACGAAGAACTTTTGGCATTATATCCTCAATTGTATAATCTTGTTCCCAAACATTTGATTGCTGCTTATTTGGGCGTTTCAAGAGAAACTTTAAGTAGATTGCAGGCTCATAAATAG
- a CDS encoding DoxX family protein has product MNTKTTKIIYWTGIILTSLWFGASGFFELTTNPVVWKITQQLGYPTHFIYLLGVMKVSGVITLLIPNKLLRLKEWVFAGVFFDIIFAFFSKVAVLGFPATIDAIIAFIMVSVTYIMFRKLYTATYVKNEIEA; this is encoded by the coding sequence ATGAACACAAAAACAACAAAAATTATTTATTGGACAGGAATTATTTTAACTTCTTTATGGTTTGGTGCCAGCGGATTTTTTGAACTTACAACAAATCCTGTAGTTTGGAAAATCACACAACAACTAGGTTATCCTACACACTTTATTTATTTGCTTGGCGTAATGAAAGTATCCGGAGTTATTACACTTTTGATTCCGAATAAATTATTAAGGTTGAAAGAATGGGTATTTGCAGGCGTTTTCTTCGACATCATTTTTGCTTTCTTTTCAAAAGTAGCAGTATTAGGTTTTCCTGCTACAATCGATGCGATAATTGCCTTTATTATGGTAAGCGTAACGTATATTATGTTTAGAAAATTATACACTGCAACTTACGTTAAAAACGAAATCGAAGCTTAA
- a CDS encoding thioredoxin family protein, which translates to MKNALLIVAVIALSVLFFLNCFMFPDSHEELIGEPKSEKTNLEILNNNNNNNNNNSFAVVELFTSEGCSSCPPADELMAKLQQQTGDKNIYFMAYHVDYWDRLGWKDQFSSNEFTNRQQKYQDWLHLFVMYTPQFIINGSTEFAGYNESALKQKVSDALKAKTIADLTLSSKSDKDSLEVDFKTNLLEKNTSLFVATIQKQATSNVIRGENKGNILHHVQIVRQLNSFSLTEKQGKVKILKPGNYNLKDFELIGFIQNTVTGKILITTKADLL; encoded by the coding sequence ATGAAAAATGCACTTTTAATAGTTGCGGTAATCGCACTTTCGGTTCTCTTTTTTCTCAATTGTTTCATGTTTCCGGACAGTCACGAAGAATTAATTGGAGAGCCAAAATCTGAAAAAACAAACCTCGAAATCTTAAATAATAATAATAATAATAATAATAATAATAGCTTCGCTGTTGTAGAACTTTTTACTTCAGAAGGTTGTTCGAGTTGTCCTCCTGCCGATGAATTAATGGCGAAATTGCAACAACAAACTGGCGATAAAAACATTTATTTCATGGCATATCATGTTGATTATTGGGATCGTTTGGGATGGAAAGATCAATTCAGCTCGAATGAATTTACGAATCGCCAACAGAAATATCAGGATTGGCTTCACTTGTTTGTAATGTACACGCCTCAATTTATCATTAACGGAAGTACTGAATTTGCAGGTTATAATGAATCTGCTTTAAAGCAAAAGGTTTCTGATGCTTTGAAAGCCAAAACAATAGCAGATTTAACTCTAAGTTCAAAATCAGATAAAGATTCTTTAGAAGTAGATTTTAAAACTAATTTACTGGAGAAAAACACGAGTTTGTTTGTTGCTACAATTCAAAAACAGGCAACTTCTAATGTAATTCGGGGTGAAAATAAGGGTAATATATTACATCATGTTCAAATTGTGAGACAGCTAAATTCTTTTTCTTTAACTGAAAAGCAAGGAAAAGTAAAGATTCTAAAACCAGGGAATTATAATTTGAAAGACTTTGAATTAATTGGGTTTATTCAAAATACCGTTACCGGAAAAATACTTATAACAACAAAAGCTGATTTATTGTAA
- a CDS encoding LytTR family DNA-binding domain-containing protein produces MTIIIIEDEVKTAKALGQLILSIRPDAQILSYIQSIDGAVSYLMENDQPDLIFMDIQLADGLCFEIFKNVEVLSPVIFCTAFDDYAIEAFKSNGVDYVLKPFSGESIANAIKKVGELKNFFQRNKKMMPDFEYLLTRTGENTGKSSFLVFKNNKYQTVLTENIAFFYIKNETPTIMTFDKTEYQITQSLDEVHKLLSTMQFFRVNRQYLVNFSAIREAEHYFSRKLILKLTVPTEEKLLVGKEKATAFLSWLENR; encoded by the coding sequence ATGACTATCATAATAATTGAAGATGAAGTTAAAACGGCCAAAGCACTTGGTCAGCTTATTTTGAGTATCAGACCAGATGCTCAAATTTTGTCCTATATACAAAGCATAGACGGAGCCGTAAGTTATTTGATGGAAAACGATCAGCCTGATCTTATTTTCATGGATATTCAACTTGCAGATGGATTATGTTTTGAGATATTTAAAAACGTTGAGGTTTTGTCACCCGTTATATTCTGCACCGCTTTTGACGATTATGCCATTGAAGCTTTCAAATCAAACGGAGTCGATTATGTCTTAAAACCCTTTTCGGGAGAAAGCATTGCAAACGCAATAAAGAAAGTAGGCGAATTGAAGAATTTCTTTCAAAGGAATAAAAAAATGATGCCTGATTTCGAATATTTATTAACCAGAACTGGCGAAAATACTGGAAAAAGCAGCTTTTTGGTTTTTAAAAACAATAAATATCAAACCGTTCTAACAGAGAATATAGCCTTCTTTTACATCAAAAATGAAACCCCAACGATTATGACATTTGATAAAACAGAATATCAAATTACACAATCCCTCGATGAGGTTCATAAACTATTATCTACAATGCAATTCTTTAGAGTCAACAGACAATATTTGGTTAATTTCTCAGCAATCAGAGAAGCAGAACATTATTTTTCTCGCAAGTTAATCCTCAAATTAACCGTTCCCACAGAAGAAAAATTATTGGTAGGAAAAGAGAAAGCTACTGCGTTTTTAAGTTGGTTAGAGAATAGGTAA
- a CDS encoding sensor histidine kinase, producing MEKVKSFHVSRKVIWGSSIALAVLASIPKLFDADSTPGDIVINSSITLMFSIFIWYYNIYSLPKFSTQRTNKSLFNWKLLLSVILGILIMVVLVIGHQELFQISKMDAPIMFELRGVLINLIVYMFLHLLFQNYQTQQMGMELERTHAIHLGAQYELLKQQVNPHFLFNSLNTLKSMVEIQDPQSSDFILKLSDFYRFTLESRKLDLIPLREELQILDSYVYLLKARFEDGFVLINEVDKRQYDSAIPPFTLQLLIENCIKHNVVSLDKPLQINLYSEDDFLIIENKIQLKRGVLSTGVGLENINQRFMHLIHKEIEIHKTETTFKVKIPMIYDYHNN from the coding sequence ATGGAAAAAGTAAAAAGCTTTCACGTTTCCCGCAAGGTGATTTGGGGAAGTTCTATAGCATTGGCAGTTCTTGCTTCGATTCCCAAATTATTTGATGCCGATTCGACACCTGGAGATATTGTCATCAATTCGTCGATTACGTTGATGTTTTCCATTTTTATATGGTATTATAACATTTATAGTCTTCCAAAATTCTCTACACAACGTACCAATAAAAGTTTGTTCAATTGGAAACTGTTGCTAAGTGTCATATTAGGAATCCTAATAATGGTTGTACTCGTAATTGGACATCAGGAACTTTTTCAGATCTCAAAAATGGACGCACCAATTATGTTCGAATTGCGAGGCGTTCTCATCAATTTGATTGTATATATGTTTCTGCATTTGCTTTTTCAAAACTATCAAACGCAGCAAATGGGAATGGAGCTGGAACGTACACACGCAATACATCTTGGTGCACAATACGAACTTTTAAAACAACAAGTCAATCCGCATTTCTTGTTTAATAGCTTGAATACATTAAAATCGATGGTAGAAATTCAGGATCCGCAGAGTTCTGATTTTATTTTGAAACTATCTGATTTTTATCGTTTTACACTCGAAAGCCGAAAGTTAGATTTAATACCGCTTCGGGAAGAACTTCAAATTTTAGATTCATATGTTTATTTGCTAAAAGCCCGTTTCGAAGACGGATTTGTTCTAATAAATGAAGTTGATAAAAGACAATACGACTCAGCAATTCCACCATTTACATTGCAATTATTAATTGAAAATTGTATCAAACACAATGTTGTTTCACTCGATAAACCTTTACAAATTAATTTATATTCAGAAGATGATTTTCTAATTATCGAAAATAAAATACAACTCAAAAGAGGCGTATTATCGACAGGCGTAGGTCTTGAAAACATTAATCAGAGATTTATGCATCTGATTCATAAAGAAATTGAAATTCATAAAACCGAAACTACTTTTAAAGTAAAAATCCCAATGATCTATGACTATCATAATAATTGA
- a CDS encoding thioredoxin family protein, producing the protein MKNTKIAKTLFATLLLFIGTMAFSQNNPEQKATKGFALLELYTSEGCSSCPPADELMGRIQNEYKEDNVYVLAYHVDYWDKQGWKDIFSNPDYTKRQYEYAKFLGKEPIYTPQVIVNGKADYIASQETVVRNAIKNALSKPAVANVSLEAVENNNTLAVNYNVEGTSKNSQLLIALVQKAAKSNVKRGENAHRILSHYQIVHHLHTVNLNRDRSGIAILHLPNDFNTKDFEVIGFIQDSKTGSILGVNKANFQVPSL; encoded by the coding sequence ATGAAAAATACAAAAATTGCAAAGACATTATTTGCCACATTACTGTTATTTATCGGAACAATGGCTTTTAGTCAAAACAATCCTGAGCAGAAAGCAACAAAAGGTTTTGCCTTATTAGAATTATATACTTCCGAAGGTTGCTCAAGTTGTCCTCCGGCAGATGAATTAATGGGAAGAATCCAAAACGAATATAAAGAGGACAATGTTTATGTTTTGGCTTATCACGTTGATTATTGGGACAAACAAGGCTGGAAAGACATCTTTAGCAATCCTGATTATACCAAAAGACAATACGAATACGCAAAATTCCTGGGAAAAGAACCAATTTATACACCACAAGTAATCGTAAACGGCAAAGCAGATTATATTGCTTCACAAGAAACCGTTGTGAGAAACGCTATTAAAAACGCACTTTCTAAGCCCGCTGTTGCTAATGTATCATTAGAAGCTGTTGAAAACAATAATACACTCGCAGTAAATTATAATGTAGAAGGAACTTCAAAAAACAGTCAGTTATTGATTGCATTAGTTCAAAAAGCTGCCAAAAGCAATGTGAAAAGAGGAGAGAATGCACATCGTATTTTATCCCATTATCAAATTGTTCATCATTTGCATACTGTAAATTTAAACAGAGACAGATCCGGAATAGCGATACTTCATTTACCTAATGATTTTAATACAAAAGATTTTGAAGTAATTGGGTTTATACAAGATTCAAAAACCGGAAGTATTTTGGGTGTAAACAAAGCAAATTTTCAAGTTCCTTCTTTGTGA
- a CDS encoding organic hydroperoxide resistance protein yields MENNNIFQVEKVLYTGKTHTTGGREGASKSSDDQLNIKLSSPGSSRPGTNPEQLFAAGWSACFIGAMGIAASKLNIKLPADTAVDTEVDLCLTDGAYSLQARLNISLPGLDPETAKAVAHEAHQTCPYSKATRGNINVEINIL; encoded by the coding sequence ATGGAAAACAACAACATCTTTCAAGTAGAAAAAGTATTGTACACAGGAAAAACGCACACTACTGGTGGTCGCGAAGGAGCATCAAAAAGCTCAGACGATCAATTGAATATAAAACTTAGTTCACCGGGATCTTCACGTCCTGGGACAAATCCGGAGCAGCTTTTTGCAGCTGGATGGTCAGCATGTTTTATTGGCGCAATGGGAATTGCAGCTTCTAAACTAAATATCAAATTGCCTGCTGATACTGCCGTAGATACCGAAGTAGATTTATGTCTGACAGACGGAGCTTATTCTTTACAAGCACGTTTGAATATCAGTCTTCCGGGTTTAGATCCTGAAACTGCCAAAGCTGTGGCTCATGAAGCACATCAGACTTGTCCTTATTCTAAAGCCACAAGAGGAAACATTAATGTAGAAATTAATATTCTGTAA
- a CDS encoding alpha/beta fold hydrolase, whose translation MKTISQIKTIIKATASKAVLIAVLLFAATQISAQSNQQKTKEIEVSSSLGTLKQINAGLLNVGYTEAGPSNGTPVILLHGWPYDIHSYNEVVPILVSKGYRVITPYLRGSGTTRFLSKDTFRNGQQAALASDIIALMDALKIDKAIIGGFDWGARTAVVMAALWPERLQGLVSVSGYLVVNLEANLKPLPPKAELGWWYQYYFATERGKAGYAQNTYEFNKQIWQIASPLWNFDKATYDQTAQSFDNPDHVAIVIHNYRWRQSLEAGESKYDSLEKRLAARPAIKVPTITIASDFDGAYADGKAYADKFTGKYAHRILKGIGHNVPQEDPKAFAQAIIDVDAFGKN comes from the coding sequence ATGAAAACAATATCTCAAATCAAAACAATTATCAAAGCAACAGCTTCAAAAGCAGTTTTAATCGCCGTTTTATTATTTGCAGCAACACAAATCTCGGCACAATCAAACCAACAAAAAACAAAAGAAATCGAAGTAAGCAGTTCACTGGGAACCTTAAAACAAATCAACGCAGGATTATTGAATGTTGGTTACACAGAAGCAGGACCTTCAAACGGAACTCCGGTAATTTTGCTTCACGGATGGCCTTACGACATTCACAGTTATAACGAAGTCGTTCCAATTTTAGTTTCAAAAGGCTATAGAGTAATCACACCATATTTAAGAGGATCAGGAACAACTCGTTTCCTTTCAAAAGATACTTTTAGAAACGGACAACAAGCCGCGTTAGCAAGTGATATTATTGCTTTGATGGATGCACTTAAAATTGACAAAGCCATAATTGGCGGTTTTGACTGGGGCGCAAGAACAGCAGTTGTAATGGCAGCGCTTTGGCCGGAACGTTTACAAGGATTAGTTTCGGTAAGTGGTTATTTGGTTGTAAATCTTGAAGCCAACTTAAAACCATTGCCTCCAAAAGCAGAACTTGGATGGTGGTACCAATATTATTTTGCTACTGAAAGAGGAAAAGCAGGTTACGCACAAAACACCTACGAATTCAACAAACAAATCTGGCAAATCGCTTCTCCATTATGGAATTTTGATAAAGCCACTTACGATCAAACCGCACAATCATTTGATAATCCGGATCACGTAGCAATTGTAATTCACAACTACAGATGGCGTCAATCGCTTGAAGCAGGAGAATCTAAATACGATAGTTTAGAAAAACGTTTAGCAGCAAGACCGGCAATAAAAGTTCCTACGATTACAATAGCAAGTGACTTTGACGGCGCTTACGCAGATGGAAAAGCATACGCAGATAAATTCACAGGAAAATATGCCCACAGAATCCTAAAAGGCATCGGACATAATGTACCACAAGAAGACCCAAAAGCTTTCGCCCAAGCAATTATAGATGTGGATGCTTTTGGCAAGAATTAA
- a CDS encoding cupin domain-containing protein, whose protein sequence is MKTNKNFSLYTIAMFLFMAFASNNASAQQSGIKRTDLQKHDLSIPGKEAVQARIDFDAHSAFGKHYHPGEEIIYVLEGTLEYEVEGQGTVTLKAGEVLFIPAGTVHSAKNNTNAKASELATYVVEKGKPILVLKK, encoded by the coding sequence ATGAAAACAAATAAAAACTTCAGCTTATATACAATTGCAATGTTCCTTTTTATGGCTTTTGCTTCAAATAACGCTTCCGCACAACAATCAGGAATAAAACGTACCGATTTACAAAAACATGATCTAAGCATTCCGGGAAAAGAAGCCGTTCAGGCAAGAATTGATTTTGATGCACATTCCGCTTTTGGAAAACATTATCATCCGGGCGAAGAAATCATTTATGTATTAGAAGGCACATTAGAATATGAAGTAGAAGGTCAAGGAACAGTAACACTAAAAGCGGGAGAAGTTTTGTTTATTCCCGCAGGAACGGTTCACTCGGCAAAAAATAATACAAACGCAAAAGCTTCTGAATTGGCAACGTATGTTGTAGAGAAAGGGAAACCAATTTTAGTATTGAAGAAGTAG
- a CDS encoding epoxide hydrolase family protein, with protein MKTIHTNKRSIANIFAIGAFLLLTTTGFAQKNLEKRKTDSEAIRPYHITISEKAITELRERVNATRWPQKETVQDQSQGVKLAQIQGLVKYWGTDYDWHKTETKLNALPQFVTNIDGLDIQFIHIKSKHKNALPIIITHGWPGSFFELLKVIGPLTDPTAYGGKAEDAFDVVIPSMPGYGFSEKPTGTGWGVEKIGSAWDVLMKRLGYKHYVAQGGDWGSVIADAMARQAPEGLLGIHLNMPATVPADIAKALQDGDPAPAGLSVKEKAAFNSLNKLYTRGAGYAGMMVTRPQTLGYGLTDSPVGLASFFLDKFNDWTYSGGNAEKSLTRDEILDDISLYWFTNTANSSASLYWENNNNNFNVVEQKTHDIKIPVAVTVFPGEIYQAPKTWTEKAYKNLIYFNEVNKGGHFASWEEPQLYTEELRAAFKSLRK; from the coding sequence ATGAAAACAATTCACACAAACAAACGAAGCATCGCAAATATTTTTGCAATAGGAGCTTTCCTTTTGCTTACCACAACTGGTTTTGCACAAAAGAATTTAGAAAAAAGGAAAACAGATTCAGAAGCGATTCGTCCTTATCATATTACTATTTCAGAAAAAGCAATCACAGAACTTCGTGAACGCGTAAATGCTACAAGATGGCCACAAAAAGAAACTGTACAAGATCAGTCACAAGGAGTAAAATTAGCACAGATTCAAGGTCTTGTAAAATATTGGGGAACAGATTATGATTGGCATAAAACAGAAACTAAGTTAAACGCATTACCACAGTTTGTAACCAATATTGACGGATTAGATATTCAGTTCATTCATATAAAATCAAAACATAAAAATGCTTTACCAATTATCATTACTCATGGATGGCCGGGATCTTTCTTTGAACTTTTAAAAGTTATCGGACCATTAACAGATCCAACTGCTTATGGCGGAAAAGCAGAAGATGCTTTTGATGTTGTAATTCCTTCAATGCCTGGATATGGTTTTTCTGAAAAGCCTACAGGAACGGGTTGGGGCGTAGAAAAAATAGGAAGCGCCTGGGATGTATTAATGAAACGTTTGGGATATAAACATTATGTAGCACAAGGTGGTGATTGGGGTTCTGTAATCGCAGATGCAATGGCACGTCAAGCTCCGGAAGGATTATTGGGGATTCACCTGAATATGCCGGCAACGGTTCCTGCTGATATTGCCAAAGCATTACAAGACGGAGATCCGGCGCCTGCAGGATTATCAGTAAAAGAAAAAGCAGCTTTCAATTCTTTGAATAAATTATATACCAGAGGTGCAGGATATGCAGGAATGATGGTAACACGTCCTCAAACTTTAGGATACGGACTTACAGATTCACCAGTTGGTTTAGCTTCATTTTTCTTAGATAAATTTAATGATTGGACTTACAGCGGTGGTAATGCTGAAAAATCACTTACCAGAGACGAAATCCTTGACGATATATCTTTATACTGGTTTACGAATACAGCCAATTCTTCGGCTAGTTTATATTGGGAAAACAACAATAACAATTTTAATGTTGTAGAGCAAAAAACACATGATATCAAAATTCCGGTTGCAGTAACGGTATTTCCCGGAGAGATTTATCAGGCGCCAAAAACATGGACTGAAAAAGCGTATAAAAACTTAATTTATTTTAATGAAGTAAACAAAGGTGGTCATTTTGCTTCTTGGGAAGAACCACAGCTTTATACAGAAGAACTTCGTGCAGCTTTTAAATCATTAAGAAAATAA
- a CDS encoding DUF2798 domain-containing protein yields MKNKIAFALCMGVITTGIISFSLIAINLGFTENFLKVWLKSWGMAYVLVIPAILIIGPRVQKVIDQNIQ; encoded by the coding sequence ATGAAAAATAAAATTGCATTTGCACTCTGTATGGGTGTTATTACAACAGGAATTATTTCTTTTAGTTTAATAGCAATCAATCTTGGTTTTACCGAAAACTTTTTGAAAGTCTGGCTTAAATCATGGGGAATGGCTTATGTCTTAGTTATTCCGGCTATACTAATTATTGGACCTCGTGTACAAAAAGTTATAGACCAAAATATACAATAA
- a CDS encoding epoxide hydrolase family protein codes for MKTIKQYKQNFTGIFTFALLFLMITAGLAQKKQIANNTSESIRPCEYHATQTQLDDLKRRIQNTKWPDKELVTDNTQGVPQATIQSLAKYWANDYDWRKIENKINSYPNFITKIDEVDIHFIQVKSKHKNALPIIITHGWPGSIIEQLKIIGPLTDPTAYGGKAEDAFDVIIPSIPGYGFSGKPTELGWGPEKIAQTWVTLMKRLGYQEFVAQGGDWGALITDMMGVQAAPELIALHTNMAGAVPNEINAAAFTDQPEPTNLSIDEKKAYGQLAFFYKHGLAYAQEMGNRPQTLYAIEDSPIGLASWILDHDARSLELISRTFAGKNEGLTKDDILDNITLYWLTNTAVSSSRLYWENKLAFFAPKNVKIPVAVSAFPDEIYTTPKSWAEKAYPNLVYFNKLEKGGHFAAWEQPETFSKELRAAFKSVRK; via the coding sequence ATGAAAACAATTAAACAATACAAACAAAATTTCACTGGTATTTTTACATTCGCTTTGCTATTCCTGATGATAACAGCTGGTTTGGCTCAGAAAAAACAAATAGCAAACAATACTTCAGAATCTATTCGTCCTTGTGAATATCATGCTACACAAACGCAACTTGATGATTTGAAACGTAGAATCCAAAACACAAAATGGCCGGACAAAGAACTTGTCACTGATAATACGCAAGGTGTTCCGCAAGCAACAATTCAATCTCTTGCTAAATATTGGGCAAACGATTATGACTGGCGCAAAATTGAAAACAAAATCAATTCTTATCCTAATTTTATCACTAAGATTGATGAAGTTGATATTCATTTTATTCAGGTAAAGTCTAAACATAAAAATGCTTTGCCAATAATCATTACTCACGGATGGCCAGGTTCTATAATTGAGCAATTAAAAATTATTGGTCCTTTGACAGATCCAACTGCTTATGGCGGAAAAGCCGAAGATGCTTTTGATGTTATCATTCCTTCAATTCCTGGTTACGGATTTTCAGGAAAACCAACCGAATTAGGCTGGGGACCTGAGAAAATTGCTCAAACATGGGTTACTTTAATGAAACGCCTTGGATATCAAGAATTTGTAGCTCAAGGTGGCGATTGGGGCGCTTTGATTACTGATATGATGGGTGTACAAGCTGCACCGGAACTTATTGCGCTACATACTAATATGGCCGGAGCTGTGCCTAATGAAATTAATGCAGCTGCCTTTACAGATCAGCCTGAACCTACAAACCTTTCAATAGATGAAAAGAAAGCTTACGGACAACTTGCTTTTTTCTACAAACATGGTCTTGCATATGCTCAGGAAATGGGAAATCGTCCGCAAACTTTGTATGCAATAGAAGATTCACCAATAGGATTGGCTTCATGGATACTAGATCATGACGCGAGAAGTCTTGAATTGATTTCGCGCACTTTTGCCGGAAAAAATGAAGGTTTAACAAAAGATGATATTCTAGACAATATTACTTTGTATTGGTTAACAAATACTGCGGTTTCTTCTTCTCGTTTGTATTGGGAAAACAAGCTTGCTTTCTTTGCGCCAAAGAATGTAAAGATTCCCGTAGCAGTAAGTGCTTTTCCTGACGAAATTTATACAACACCAAAAAGCTGGGCAGAAAAAGCATATCCAAACTTGGTATATTTCAATAAATTGGAAAAAGGAGGTCACTTTGCAGCTTGGGAACAACCTGAAACCTTCAGCAAAGAATTAAGAGCAGCTTTCAAATCTGTACGTAAATAA